The following proteins are encoded in a genomic region of Desulfosporosinus youngiae DSM 17734:
- a CDS encoding RNA polymerase sigma factor, translating into MEVNSSFDETYELLFPLIYRFVSIRIPKADVEDVTAEIIVKVWRNLPNMEKLSALKPWALKIAAHQIADYYRSHKRTPVMALDDTPLPLPQTDQSESWATLLSVKETLAKLSPQQVNVIQLRLIEGFSAIEAAEILGTTQQAVDSLLYRAKKGFRKIYQGNLDRGGRVR; encoded by the coding sequence GTGGAGGTCAATTCGTCCTTTGATGAGACCTATGAACTATTATTTCCTTTGATTTACCGATTTGTATCGATTCGTATTCCCAAAGCGGATGTGGAAGATGTGACCGCCGAAATTATTGTGAAAGTGTGGCGGAATTTGCCGAATATGGAGAAACTATCAGCACTCAAACCATGGGCCTTAAAGATCGCCGCCCATCAGATTGCAGATTATTACCGAAGTCATAAACGCACGCCCGTCATGGCTTTAGACGATACTCCTTTGCCCTTGCCCCAGACTGATCAAAGCGAGTCCTGGGCAACTCTTTTAAGCGTCAAAGAAACCTTAGCTAAGCTTTCCCCGCAGCAGGTTAACGTCATCCAACTCCGATTGATTGAAGGTTTTAGTGCCATAGAAGCAGCAGAGATTTTAGGAACAACTCAGCAGGCAGTGGACAGCCTTTTATACCGGGCAAAGAAAGGGTTCCGAAAAATCTATCAAGGGAATCTGGACAGAGGAGGTAGAGTCCGATGA
- a CDS encoding DUF4349 domain-containing protein, whose protein sequence is MKRFFNKPDLTALWEEDGDLQRMKAFFQTIETDSERNEQIKQSVKQKALEKMAKTEELEPLPVYEHEKEGLTQRIRDKILTLRYFRQWKLGLSVAVLAVLVIIGQDALNGSGSLFPRMGGMQKSNQSAELADRAPQIAASNGSAAAGGEMNAKSKAFGDSSLESGVAGPQANSLYSMDESVAMQKEAAVLPVPPEEDVVPPADTGVPRKMIHDLSLTLEVTNINDTVTSVSQEVQKLQGYVISSRQSGSDNHSSAYLTAKIPADKLSVLRDSFPAWGKVLDQELFTNDITNQYYDSQTRLQVLEAQEKRYLEILNQAQTVDDVLKVENSLVNIRQQIEQLKGQLKLWNNQVDYSTVNLQIITRQSPNVNVQDPWQPISWSETWKAARDAVLKTLSTTWNGLNYLVVGIGYALPYLLACALGWSLYRVWKKSRSQ, encoded by the coding sequence ATGAAAAGGTTTTTTAATAAACCGGATCTCACCGCTCTCTGGGAAGAGGATGGTGATTTGCAGCGTATGAAAGCATTCTTCCAAACGATTGAGACAGATTCAGAGAGGAACGAGCAAATTAAGCAGAGTGTAAAGCAGAAGGCTCTTGAGAAAATGGCAAAAACCGAAGAACTGGAACCATTGCCGGTGTATGAGCATGAAAAAGAAGGCTTAACCCAACGTATACGAGACAAAATACTCACTCTGCGTTATTTTAGACAGTGGAAACTCGGCCTTTCAGTCGCTGTGCTGGCGGTCCTTGTCATCATTGGACAGGATGCGTTGAATGGTTCAGGGAGTCTGTTTCCTCGTATGGGGGGCATGCAGAAATCTAACCAATCCGCAGAACTCGCTGACAGAGCACCACAGATTGCCGCTTCAAATGGTTCCGCAGCAGCAGGCGGGGAGATGAATGCCAAGAGTAAAGCATTTGGTGACAGCTCTCTGGAAAGCGGAGTGGCAGGACCGCAAGCAAATTCTTTATATAGTATGGATGAATCTGTAGCAATGCAAAAGGAAGCCGCAGTTCTTCCTGTTCCACCGGAAGAAGATGTTGTGCCGCCTGCTGATACAGGGGTTCCCCGCAAAATGATTCATGATTTATCCTTAACCCTTGAAGTAACGAACATTAACGATACAGTCACATCAGTCAGCCAGGAAGTACAGAAACTTCAAGGGTATGTCATTTCCTCCCGCCAAAGCGGATCGGACAATCATTCATCCGCCTATCTGACGGCTAAAATACCAGCCGATAAGCTTAGTGTATTACGGGATTCATTCCCTGCCTGGGGTAAAGTGCTCGATCAAGAACTGTTTACCAACGACATTACCAATCAATACTATGATTCTCAAACTCGCTTACAAGTTCTGGAGGCGCAAGAAAAGCGTTATCTGGAGATTTTAAATCAGGCCCAAACGGTTGACGATGTGCTTAAAGTCGAGAACTCTTTAGTAAACATCCGGCAGCAAATCGAACAATTAAAGGGTCAATTAAAACTTTGGAACAACCAAGTAGATTACTCCACAGTCAACCTTCAGATCATTACCCGCCAAAGCCCTAATGTCAATGTCCAGGACCCGTGGCAGCCGATTTCCTGGAGCGAAACCTGGAAAGCGGCAAGAGATGCTGTACTGAAAACTCTGAGCACTACCTGGAATGGGCTGAATTATCTGGTGGTCGGTATAGGGTATGCCTTGCCGTACCTGCTGGCCTGTGCTTTGGGCTGGAGCCTTTATAGAGTATGGAAAAAGAGCAGATCCCAGTAG
- a CDS encoding YitT family protein — protein MKLSKRSKFIGRIIGISVGAILAAYGIQGFIVYSGLSSGGVGGIALLLFYTLGLPIGVMTFLLNVPLLVLGWREVDKQFVFKTIWGLAVFSVFLDLFSGVQPLDFNDILLGALYGGVISGVSSAIVFHFGGSLGGTDIVSKIIQQKYGVPMGTSALAINGLIILLSWAVLGSKAALYTLVMLFVYGRVLDLVQSGVPSKSITIISDRSEELVDRIMVDLGRGATYLHGRGAYSCEPKDIIICVVSLPEIGRLKRAVREVDPNAFIIIQNAGEVFGSGFITNEG, from the coding sequence TTGAAACTATCAAAGCGATCAAAGTTTATTGGCAGGATCATAGGAATTTCTGTCGGAGCCATCCTTGCTGCTTACGGAATTCAGGGCTTTATTGTCTATTCCGGCTTAAGCAGCGGCGGAGTCGGCGGGATTGCTTTGCTCCTCTTCTATACGTTAGGTCTTCCGATTGGGGTCATGACCTTTCTTTTGAATGTGCCTCTGCTTGTTTTAGGATGGCGGGAAGTGGATAAACAATTCGTCTTTAAGACCATATGGGGGCTGGCAGTATTCTCTGTTTTCCTGGATCTATTCAGCGGGGTTCAACCGCTGGACTTTAACGACATATTGTTAGGGGCACTCTATGGCGGGGTTATCTCCGGGGTTTCCTCAGCCATAGTCTTTCACTTTGGCGGGAGCTTAGGCGGCACAGACATCGTCTCTAAAATCATTCAGCAGAAATATGGTGTGCCCATGGGAACCTCCGCCCTGGCTATCAACGGATTGATCATCCTGCTATCCTGGGCGGTGCTGGGTTCAAAAGCGGCACTTTATACCCTGGTTATGCTTTTTGTTTATGGCCGCGTGCTTGACCTGGTTCAGAGCGGAGTTCCGTCGAAATCAATCACCATCATATCAGATCGATCCGAAGAACTCGTCGACCGAATTATGGTGGATCTAGGCCGGGGCGCCACCTATCTGCATGGCAGGGGAGCTTACTCCTGCGAGCCGAAAGACATTATTATCTGTGTTGTCAGTCTGCCTGAAATAGGCCGGCTGAAACGAGCTGTACGGGAAGTTGATCCCAATGCTTTTATAATCATCCAAAATGCAGGGGAAGTCTTTGGCAGCGGGTTTATTACTAATGAGGGCTAG
- a CDS encoding polysaccharide deacetylase family protein, which produces MRLRILIISRRKLVLTFLFLLTLGGFLTMAQGSMTVPSIVKAPGTYYMTNTQEKIAALTFDDGPDPIDTPAVLDILKEKDVRATFFVLGKAAQTYPFLLKRLIKEGHEIGNHGYSHDYQQRRLVEEMNQTDQAVFAATGYHTYFYRPPGGFVSKSQLETTKRNGHVVALWSVDSKDWRNPGVKQITDNVVKNVFPGSIILMHDGGYRRTQTVKSLGPIIDALKARGYRLVTLSELRMLDAETK; this is translated from the coding sequence ATGAGGTTGCGCATTTTAATCATATCTCGCCGGAAACTCGTCTTAACCTTTTTGTTCCTGCTCACCTTGGGAGGTTTTCTCACAATGGCTCAGGGTTCAATGACCGTTCCTTCTATAGTTAAAGCTCCTGGCACTTACTATATGACCAATACGCAGGAAAAAATCGCGGCTTTGACCTTTGATGATGGACCTGACCCAATCGACACACCGGCTGTTTTGGACATCCTTAAAGAAAAGGACGTGCGGGCAACCTTCTTTGTTTTAGGAAAGGCAGCCCAAACCTACCCCTTCCTATTAAAGCGTCTGATCAAAGAAGGACATGAAATCGGAAATCATGGTTATAGCCATGATTATCAGCAGCGCCGTTTAGTCGAAGAAATGAATCAAACCGATCAGGCAGTCTTTGCCGCAACCGGCTACCACACCTACTTCTATCGTCCTCCCGGAGGATTCGTCTCAAAAAGCCAACTGGAAACCACGAAACGAAATGGGCATGTTGTAGCACTTTGGAGTGTGGACAGCAAAGATTGGCGCAATCCCGGAGTAAAACAAATCACAGATAATGTTGTAAAAAATGTTTTTCCCGGCTCGATTATCCTTATGCATGACGGCGGTTATCGGCGTACTCAAACCGTAAAATCCTTAGGACCCATTATTGATGCCCTAAAAGCACGCGGATACCGCTTAGTTACCTTGAGTGAGCTTAGGATGCTGGATGCTGAAACCAAGTAG